The DNA region CCCAGGAGGGGGCCCGGTCGTGTGCATGACGACGACTTCCGTGCCGCTGTTGACCGTTTCCCTGCCTGTCGCCGACACGCAGATGATCGCCCTGAGTGAGCTGCAGGAGAACACCCACGGCGCGACCAACTTCCTGAAGCACGCGCTGCGCTGCTCCGGGCAGCTGGATGCCATCCTGCTCGAAGTCCTCCCCTCGGGCGAGTACGTGATTCGTGACGGGAATCGCCGGGTCGAGACCGCCCGGGCGCTCGGCTGGACGGAGATTCGCGCCGATCTGTACAGCGGGCTGAGTGAGGGCGATTGGGCGCTGCTGCTGAGCAGCGTGCACAACCGCAGCGAGAACCCGGTCGAAGAGGCCCGCAACTACCGCGTGCTGCTCAGGAGCCTGACGCCGGAAGGCATCGCAGCGAACACCGGACACCCTCTCAGCCGCATCAAAGCCCGCTTGGCGTTGCTGAAGCTGCCGGATGATGTGCTGGAGCTGGTCGGCAGCGACACCCTGGCGTTGTCGGTGGCCGAGCGGGCGTCGAAGCTCAAAGGGCCGTTTCTGACCCGGGCGGTGAACGAGATCCGGATCGCGGCGGGGAATGGCAAGCGGTACGGCGCGAAGGACTTGAAGGACGTGACGGTGGCGCGCAGCGGAGCCCTCGGTGCCATGCTGATGGCGGCCGCTCCGCCACCCGTGTCGCTGATTCCGCCGGCGGAGGTGCTGGCGCTGGAGGTGCGCGAGCTGTGTGCCCGGCGCAACGTGGACGTCGCCGAGCTGCTCACCGAACTGGGGTTGAGTGTGTCCAACGCAGTTACCGTCGCCCACCAGCACGCCCGGATGAACTGAGCGTGTCGCTCCTGCCACAGGAACTGCGGCCGTTGGTGCAGCGCATCTATCCCACGGCGGCCCGGGTGATCCTGCATGCCCGGCGCACGCCCCACCCGTTGACGCACCTGCTGGAAGACCAGGATGACTGTGCGGCCTTCGACCACCAGGGCCGCCTGTTATTCCCACTGCGCCCGGAGGAAATGGACCGTCTGAGAGACACGCTCCGCCACCGCTGTGGGGGTGGCCTGCTGGTGCTGGATCTCAGCGCCTACTGCGGGAAGGAGGCCTCGGCGGTGACGTAATCCCCACTGCTGGTGGTGGTGGCAACCACCGCGCCATCCAGTTCGATGGACACACTCACGGTTCCGCCAGCGCAGGTCAGTTGCGCCGAGACATTCGCGAAGTCTCCCGGATTGACCACCACTGACCAGCCGTCGTCGACCGCGGGTTCCTGTTGCGTGTTGCCATCGTCGCCCAGATAGGTGACGCCGGTCGGACACGAACTGCTGATGCGGTATGTGATGGGGCCGTCGATGGTATTGCCCGTGACGGTGGGTGTATCGGACGTGGTGATGCTGTCCGGGGCAGCGGCCGCGGGACTGGTGCTGGGGGAAATCCCTGCGGGGCCGGTATCCGTGAGGGAGGGCGTTGGGGGTGGAGGGGCGCTGGGGACGACGTGAGCATGGGTCTGTGCAGCGTGGGTATTGAAGCTGAACCTCCGTTGGTGCGCCGTGAACCACACGAGCACGAGCAGTGGAATGATCCACCACAGCAGTTTCGTGTCCATTGTCTTCACAGGGCTCCTCGTTCATTGTTCGCTGGGGCCATCACTCGGTCGGCTCGGATCGATTGGCAGGCGCTCGCGCGTCTTCACGCACGAAGCGCTGCGCCACGCCGGCGTGCCCACTCACGCCGATCCGCGTGCCCACCTCGGGGAGCGCACGCAGGAAGGCATGACGAGCGATTCCACGGAAGAGAAACGGCGACCCTTGCTCGGGCGTGATGCGCAGTGTCCAACTGTCGCGTGTGGTGCCGATCAGTTCGCCAACCGCGGAGAACTGAAGGTCACACGTTACTCGCTCCACGACCTTGAGCTTCCACACGTGCCACGCTTGAACGGTGCCCTGCTCGTCCGTCAGGGGCAGCATTTTCACGAACACCGTAGCAGGCAAGGGCGGTAAGGTCACGTCTGCCGCGAGCACCAGGGGGGTGTGCAGCGGCTGCTGGTTGATGCTCAGGGTCAGGGTGTCGCCGTTGAGCGATAGGACGCCGTCGGTGGTGCAGGTGACCCGGTTCGGGCCTGCTTGGGCGCGGAGCTTGGACGGCGGGCTGAGCTTGCGCCGTTTCTGGCTGCTGGGCGCGTCTTGTGGAACGGCCTGCGCAGACGGCGTTGCCTGCTGGCGGGCAGTGTGCGCCTGGCCGGCCGGGGTGCCGGCGTTGGGCACGGCCGTTGAGGGTTCGGGCGCAGCGGGAGCGCCCGTCGGACGACGTGAGGTGGTCATACCCGCATGCTAACGGGTGTGCCTGCACGACGGGACAGTGCGATCCCACCTGGGTTCGGCCCTGCTGTCCGCTGCGAGTGCCAGGCGTGGCCCCCGAGGGGGGCCGGATCTCGGGCATGTTCGATACGACGCTCGGCTTTAAACACAAGACCACCAGCTTCCCCGGCATCGGCAAGGGTGGCAACGTCACCATCCCCCCCAGCGCGTTCAGTGGCCATATCGCGGCCACCAAGATGCGCAACGTCTGCTGGGGTGCGCTGGAAGCCATCGGCGTGGTGCTCAAAGGCCACGTGGATGCCTGCCGTGAGCAGGACAGTCTCACCGTGTGCATCCCAACGGGAACCGGCGATCTGCAGCTGTCGCAGTCCTGCCGGGCGGGGAACCAGTTCACCTGGACCAATCCCGGCACGACCGTGCGCCCGTATGTGGTGCTGATTGCCGAGGCGCTGCTCTTCGGCACTCACAAGGAAGTCAGTGAACGCTGGGAGCACCTGCTGAATGTCATCCGGCCGCAGGCGACCCTGCCGCTCGCGGCGGCCACGATGGAGCGCCTCAGCCACGATCCAGCCGTGAAAGAGGCGCTGTTTGCCATGGTGGACTCGCTGTACTTCACCGCCAAGGCGTCGGCCGTGAACCGCCCGGAACTCGCCGATCCAGTCTCCCCGCCGACCGCGTGGTTGCACTCCCCGGTGCTGCTGGGCAAACCCCCACTCGCCGCGACGCGGGGGGCAGTCGATCTGTCCCCGGCGGGCTTGCTGGCACGCCGCTCGCTGACGGGGGTGCGGGCGCTGTTGTACGGCCCGACCGGGACCGGCAAGACCGAGCTGGCCAAGCGGATTGCGTTGCAGAACCAGTCAGCGTTGGTGGACATCAAAGGTCGGCCTGGGCTGGAAGACCGGGACATGATCGGGTATATCGCGCCGAGCGCGACGGGGCCGCGCTGGGTGGATGGGCCGGTCGCGCGGGCGTTCCGGATGGCGCAGCAGGGGTTGCGGGTCACGCTGGTCGTGGACGAGCTGCTGCGCTTTGAGCCGCACCACCGCAATCTGTTCATCGGCCTGATGGACGACAAGAGCGACGTGGAAGTGGCCGCGGTGATCGGGAGTACCGTGCCGACCGGGCGGTACTACACGTTGGAACTGCCGGGGGCGGATGAGGTGTTGTACGCGGCGACGAGCGACCTGAACATCCTGTGCACCACGAATGTGGGGAGCAACTACGTGCAGAGCGGGGACTTTGATCCGGCGTTGAAACGGCGGTTTCAGATGATGCTGTCGATTGGGTACGCGCCGGAAGCGGAGATCCTGCCGCTGTACACCAGGACCGGCGGCGCGCAGGCGGCAGCGGTCACGTATGCGCTGGAGGTGGCAACGCGCAGCATGACCATCTCGCAGGGGCAGTTGCTGGCGGAGCCGATGAATATCGGCGTGTCGCTCAACTACCTCCAGGAGGTACACTCCCTGGTCGATGCGGGCCTGGAACTGGCCGACGCGTTGCGGAGTGCGCTGCTGGTGACGGTCGCGCCGTTCTGCTGCGAGTTCACCGACCAGGGCGAGCTTGATGAGGCGGCCATCAAGTCGTTGTCGACCACCTTGGAACAGCTGCTGCGCAAAGCGGGCCTTGCCACGTGAGGGCCGCGTGGGACGAGGCGCATCTGTGCGTCAGCTTCGCCTGTCACACTCAGCGGTGAGGGCCCCACGGTGGTGGCCCCATCGAGCACCCCAGACTGGTGTGAGGTCGGAGGACGCGATGAGTGAATTCATTCTGAAGGGCCATTGGCATGGTGAGTTGTACGACCCGGATCGACACTTTCAAGGGAGCGTGGAGGTCCCTGGACCGTCGGCGCTCCAAGTTGGGGACCGGGTGACGGTGACCTTCGTGGAGGATCGTCCAACGGTGCACTGCAATCCGACGCAACTGCATGGGCACTTCAGTCTGGACGGCATGCCGCGCGAGGATTTCGTCCTGGTCAGCTTCGTGCGCAAAGACGGCGAAGTTGGGGCTGACGCGACGCAGGACGGGGACGCGCAGCGCTGGGGTGGTGACCTGTTCATTCGCTGAGCACCTGACATTCAGCAGAGAGTCTTGGCCCCCACTCCGGGGGCCAATGACGTGTATGACAACTCCCGCACGGTGGTGGCAGGACGCTTCGATTCGCACGTGGGCGTGGCAGGCCTGGCGCTGCTATGCCTGGCGGCCCGGCTACCGCCTCACCCTCACCACCGCCGAGCGCACCGCCTACGTCGACATGACGAACAAGGTGGTCGTGTGCAATCCCGAATACCCATACCCGCCCCTGCAGACCGTCACGCTGGTCCGGCACCTGCCGAGCGATGTGCGTGAGTTTCAGTTGCAGTATCTCGAGAGTCTGATCGCGCACGAAGCCGGGCACACCCATCACAGTGGCCCGCTCCCGGCCGGACTGTTGGGGCAACTGGTGAATATCATCGAGGATCACCGCATGGAGCGGTTGATGGCGCGGGACTTCCCGAACCTCGCGGCGCTGTTCGAGCTGGCCTGCGATGCCGATGCGGCGCACTGCATCACCGCAGACGGCCAGGGTGGAGACGTGATCCGGGGCTGTCTGCTGCACCGCTTCACGGCGACGCATCCCACCTGGGCGTACGTGCCAGACCGGGCGGACGCGCACCACTGGCCGACGGTGAAGGCGCTGCTCGAAGCCGCGTGGGACGCGCCGACGTATGACGACGTGGTGGCGACGGCCGCGCAGATTCTGGCGCTGTTGGGCCGGGAGGATGCGGCACCGGATCCGCAGTTGCAACCATTTCTCGACGGGCTGGGTCAGTTCTTACTCTCGGATGCCCCAGCGACGGATGGTGATGGAGACGAGGTGGGGCAGACATCCACCACTCCTGAGAACCTCGGGAAGGGCGGGACCGGGGCGCCGCCGACACCGCCAGTGCGGCCGAAGGCGGACCCGGTGGCCAGCACGGACTGTATGCTGCTGAAAAGTGAACTGGAGGGCGAGGCACGGCGGTTGGTCGCGGTGTTGGCGCAACCGGGTAAGCCAGATCGTACGCTCGCCAGTCGTGACCGGGGCCGGTATCGCTACGACCGGGACGCGACGGGCAGTGAGCGTCCGTTCGACCGGCGGGTGGGGGCGGAGCGGCCAGGCCCGACGCATCTGCGCTTGGCGGTGGATGTCAGCGGCAGCATGTATGGAGAGCGGATAGTCCACGCGCGGCGACTGGCGTTTATCGTGACGCTGGCGGCGCAGCGCTGCGGCCTGCCGATGGTGGCGGTGGCGTTCGATGATGCCGTGCATCCGTTGTTCGGTGCGCAGACGCGTCCGACAGCGGCGCTGAATGCGGTGGCGGCGTTGGAGCCGATGGCCTGCACGCTGCTGGCACCTGCGCTGCGGGCGTTGTGGACCCCGGTGCTGCCAGGGAAGAGCGTGACGTTCATTCTGACGGATGGGCAATTGGACGACGCGGATTATGCGGCGTGTCAGCGTCTGCGAGCGCAGCATCCCGGGGTGGTGGTGCCGGTGCTGCTGGAATCGGACGACGCTGTGCGCCAGCAGTATGAGGCCGCGTTTGGGGTGTGCGTGGCGCTGCGTGAGGCGTCCCAGCTGGTTCCGCATGTGGTGAGCTTCCTGCGGGGCCGGTTCAAGCACTGACACGCGAACAATCCGTGGCCTCTGCGGTGCCCGAGGCCACCGTCAACAGCATCGGCACGTGTCCGCTCACCTCAGTGGTTCTGAGCAGACGTGGCCCACCGGGGGCGGGCCAAGCAGTGGAGATGAGTTTGACGACAGCGGTTGATACCTGCGATCTGCCTGGGTTGATCGCACAGCACTGCGGTGCGGCGAGCGTGCGGGGTCTGGGGCCGAGAGGTGGCACCATCCGCGATCCCAGACCGGGCATGGCGGAGGCAAACGCCAGCTTCTCGGTGTGGGTGAATGCCTTGGGGACGTGGATGTGGAAGAAGCGCGGGCGCAACAGCGGGCAGGGCACGGCCTTCACCTTCCTGATCAGTCTGGGTCTGTCCACCACCGAAGCGCGCAAGGAACTCTTGGCGTTCACGGGGCAGCAGAGCACCTGGGAGCAGCGCGACGCGGTGGCGACGCCTGCACCGCGAGACATCCTGGCGGAAGCGAAACGCAAACTGGCGGACGTCAAGCCCGTGCGGCGTTGTGACCTCGACGCGCTCCGTCCCCAGCTCAAGGCGCTGCGCAGTGACGATGCGGCTGCGCAGGAACTCGCGCGGCGGGGTCTGTGGCTGCCCGGCGACCTGCAGGCCGTCAACCTGCACGGTGACCTGGCGTTCCTGGTACGCGGGCCAGATGGACGGCCGTACAACCTCAAGCGGCGTCGGCTGGAAGGCGGGAAGAGCCGCTATCAGGTGGTCTTCCCCGGATTGAGTACGCCCGCGTGGTGCAGTCCGAACTACGGGAAGGCGAGCCGACTGCTGATCGTTGAGGGCGAGCTGAATGCCGCGGCCGCCTGGCGGGTCATCACCACGCAGGGATTGGATTTCGACGTGCAGGGCTTACCGGGGACGGACACCTGGCCGTTTCTGGAGGGGATGGACCGCGAAGTCTGGATCTACGCCGATGGGGACGCCAGCGGGGAGGGCATGCGGGCGCGGATCCAGGAGTTGGCGTTCGCGGCTGGCGCAACCCGCGTACATCAGGTGCCGGCGCTCGCGGAGGGAGATTTTTGCGACGTGCTGGGGAGCGCGGGCGTGGGGGCGCTCAGTGCCGTGCTGCACGCCGAGCCTCCGAAGATCCGGACGGAATCCAGGTCGGAGACGATCGCGTTCGCACCGTCGAAGCCACTGGCTGCGGCGGCTCGGATGGCGCCCAGTGTGCTGGTGGGGCAGCCGCTAGACATGACCGATTGGCCACTGGTGCGTCGATGAGTGCTTGCCCAGTTGACACCAGTGGGTCGGTGATGCTGTCTGAAGGTATGTACATGGTGATGACCTCGAAAGACGGCCCGGTCGCTGGAACGTACACGCGGGTGGTGGCGGACGATGCCATGCGCAACCTGCGGATTCTGTATCCGGGCACGCGGGTGTGGGTAGTGGAGAGCAACGCGGCCGAGATCCAGCAGAAAGACCTAGAAGTGCTGGCGTGTCGGATCGATGCGGAGATCACGACCGCGCACCGGGTGATGTTCGAGGGCGTGGTGCAGATGAAGTTCGTGCAGCGGCAGACCCTGCGGGGGCTGATCAACAGTCGGATCTTTGGGAATCAGAAGGTGTCGCAGGGCGAAGCGTGGCGCTTCGAACTGGCACAGTCGCATGCCAAGTTTGCGCGGGATGCCAATATCTCCGATCATCGGGTGCGCTTCACCTTCTGAACACGCGCGGCATGAAGGACCTCCCAGGCGGACGGTGAGGTGTGGCCCCCTGGCGGGGGCCGATTCGTGGGCATGTCGATTCTTCCATCTGCCCAGACCCAGCCATCCCTGCTGCCGATCCTGCCCCTGACCGGCACCAAGACCACGCCCAAGAAAGCCCCCGCCAAGACGCCGCCCGTCGCTGTGGTCGATCCGGCACTGGTGGCCTTCGCAATGCGCAGCATCACCCACCCTGCGCCGGAACCCAGTGACCTGCCGATGGGCGTCGAGGCCCTCTCCCGCGTCACCGATGCGGAGCGCCTCAAGGCCAACGAGCTCGCCCGCCAGATCGTGTCCGGTGAGGGGGAACTGACCCCCGCCGCGTACAGTGCGCTGCGTGCCTGGAGTGGTGAAGGTGGCTTGGGCGGGTCGACCAGTGCGTTTTACACCCCGCGTGCGTTGGTGGATTTCATGTGGTCGCTGAGCCAGGCGCTGCTGCCGGCCGAGCGGGCGCTGGAATTCTCGTGTGGCAGCGGTGCCTTTATCGCCCGTTCTCCCGCGCTTACTCACGTGACCGGGGTGGAGATCGACGAGACCAGCGCCAAGATAGCCCAGCAGCTCTTCCCGCACGCCGCGATCCACCACGCGCCCTTCGAGCAGTACGCCCAGCAGAGCGAAGACGCCCTGTTCCCCCTGATGATCGGCAGCTCGGCTTTCAGGCAGGCCCATCCCAATCACCGAGGTGGGCCTGCGCCTGATCCAGCAGTTGGTGCCGCGCCCGGTCTGCTGACATGCCGGAGGGCATGAGCCACTTTCTTGTCAAGTGCCTGTGATCGTGTCCCCGCCTGATGGTCTGCATAGGTTCTTTGGGGAGACGCGCCGTAAAAGCGGGTTCAAGCCCCCTCGTACCGGCCCACGCCGAGCCGCCCTCCGAACACTTCGGTCTCGTTGCCTGCGCCCCCGCAGGGCCAGAATTCTTCCGACCACGCGCCTGCCCGCCCCGTTTCCGGCTTGCTGGTGTGTTCGCCTTCGATCCCGAAATCGAGCCGCAGATACAGCGCGCCCGGCTGATCCACGGGCCGGGCGCGGTAGCTCTCGGCGCGTACCGACCGGGGCGGTGGAAAATACGCCGACAACAGCTTCTGGCAGCGTTCGAGCAGGCGGCGTTCGGCATCACCCGGCACCTGACCCACCTGCCCGTCCTGCTCGAAGACGACCCAGGTGACGGGCCAGGTCGCGTCCACTTCAGCCACCACCGCGGGCAGCACCGTTATCTCCGGCTCGCGCCCGTGACCATCAGCCGGAACGCGTAGCTGGCCCCCGTGCCGGGGTTCACGAGCGTGAAGGTGCCGATCTGATGCACCGCCAGGGCGCGGTCGCGGCGCTGGACATCGACGCCGATGGTGCCTTCCGGCCCCGAGTGGGCGTTGAGCGTCACGGTCAGGTTGTCCGGAAGATCGTGTACCCGCAGCTCGACGCGCCGCAGGTCTCCGAGCTGCGCGAGTGCCTGCGGCGGAAGCTGAACCCGCTGCCAGTCGGTCTCGGTGGAGAGCTGGCCGTCGCCTACAGCAGGCACAGCATCGGCACGGATGACCTGCCAGCGGTCGGCCATGAGCGCGGCAGAGCCAGCGTAGGCCTGGGTGGACAGCAGGGCCAGCGGAAACAGCACGGTCAAGAGTGGGAACGTCAGCGGTGATCTGGGCATGGGCGAACTCCTTGAGGTCGAGAGAGACGGTGAAACGGAACGAACGGGCCTGAGCGGCAGGAGGCACTTGGAAGCGCTCACCGGCACGGCCACAGTGTGGCGGGCAGGCGCGTTTCCCGGCATCCACCGCCCGGCGGGTGGGCGTCTCCACCTTTCGTAGGAGACTGCGCGGGAACCGGCGCGCCCGGCCCACCGTGCAACTTTTGGAGGATGCGGCGACCGGCGGCGGCCTCTACCCTGTGAGCATGACTTCCAGCGCCTCGCCTTCCGCTCCGGCTCCGCCTCCCGTTCGCCCGCACCCCTTCGCGCCGCGCCACTACTTCGGAGAGCTGATCGACCCCGCCACCTACCGCCACCTGCTGTATCACGCCTTCAGCCTGCCGCTGGCCCTGCTGTATTTCTCGCTCTTCTGCGTCAGCTTCGCGCTGGGCGCGGGCCTGGCGGTGATCGTGGTGGGCTTCTTCATCCTGGTGGGCCTGCTGTGGCTGCTGCTCGCCTGCGCCGATCTCGAACGCCTGCTGGGAACGGCGCTGCTGGGCGTGAATCTCAGCCGCCGCCGGCGTCTGCGCCCCGATGGGCTGTGGGACTGGACGCGCCGCACCCTTTCAGATGTAGGCAACTACAAGGCGGCGCTGTATCTGGCGCTGAAACTGCCCTTCAGCTTGCTGGTTCTACTGGTGGGCGGCAGCCTGCTCAGTACAGCCCTGGTGCTGCTGAGCGCGCCGTTCTGGGGAGCCTCCGGCCTGAGCGGAAACTGGCTGCTGGTCGAGTTGAACGCTCAGACGTATCAGATGACGGTGTGGTCGCTGGCGGCGCTGGTGCTCGGCGGCCTGGCGCTGATGGTGCTGACGGTGGCGGCGCTGAACCTGCTGGCGCGCGCCTGGGCGTTTGTCAGCGTGGCCCTGCTGACCGACGACGGCGAGGGCGAGCAGGCCCAGCGCGAGGTCCAGGCGCTGCGTCAGGGAGCCAGCACCCTCGCCCAGCGCGCCGACCCTGCCGCTGCCCTGGGCGAACTGCTCAGCCAGGGCGTCCGGGCGACCGCCGCGCAGGGAGCCGTGCTGCTGCACGCCGGACAGGTCGCCGCAGAACACGGGCTGCCGCCAGAAGTCACCGCCGCGTTCGCCGCGCTACGCCCGGCCCTGCCGCTGGCACTTTCAGACCGTCAGGCCCATCTGCTCCGGGGCTGGCAGCCCCCGGGCACGCTGCAGGCCGCCGCATTGGGCACGCTCGTGTCGCTGCCGGTGGATCTGCCGGCGACACACACGCAGCCACCGGCTGGCCCAGACGAAGCGGCGGAACTGCACGCCTTCTATCCGCGTGGCAAGGAACCCTCCCGGCGTGAGCTGGAGTTCTGGGGAGCGGTGACCGATCAGGTGGCGGTGGCGCAGGAAACGGCGCGGCTTCTTCAGCAGGCCCGCCTCCAGGGGTCCGAGCAGGAACGCGCGCGCCTGGCCCGTGACCTGCACGACTCGGTGGCGCAGGCGCTGTACGGCATCGCGCTCGGCACCCGGGCCGCCCGTGCCCAGCTCAGCCGCGATCCCGCCCGGGCCAGCGAGCATCTGGAGTACGCGGTGCAGTTGGCCGACGGCGCGGCCAGCGAGATGAAGGCGCTGCTGTTTGCCCTGCGTCCCGACGCGCTGGAAGAGGGCGGCCTCACGGCGGCACTGGCCCGACTCTCGGAGATGCTGACGCTGCGCTATCACCTCAAGTCCACGCTCGACGCTCCGCTGGAACCGACCCTGAATGCCGAGCAGAAAGGGGCGCTCTACCGCATCGCGCAGGAAGCGGTCCACAACGCGGTCAAGCACGCCCAGGCCGGAACGGTGGCCCTGCGCCTGCATCCGCAGGAAGGCGGCTGGCGTCTCCAGATCCATGACGACGGCAAAGGGTTCGATCCCGGTGGGGTGCGGGGCGGCACACTCGGCCTCAAGAGCATGCGTGAACGCGCCGACGATATGGGCGCGCAGTTTGACCTGCGGTCTGCCCCGGCGGGTGGCACCACGGTCCGTGTGCATCTGCCCGCCGCGCGGATCGTCGCCCATCCGCTTCCAGAACGTTCGGCCCAGACCACCGCCCCATCCGATCAGACCATCCAGGAGAATTCATGACCATCCCCCAGACCATCCGCCCGCCGCAACAGGCGGCCCAGGCCATCCTCGTCCGTACCTTCGTCAGTCTGGCGCTGCTGGCGCTCAGTGCGCTGGTCTTCCGCTTCACGCTGGTGCCGGTGCCGGAGGGGGCTGCCAGCCAGGGGCATGGGATGATGCAGCAGGAAGCGGTGGCCGGAGCGACCCGCGCCGACATCCGCCTGAGCGGCGGCTGGGCCGACCTGAACCTCGGCAGCGCGGCCCAGCCGGGGTGGGCGCTGAGCGGGCAGCTCCGGTTGCCGTCGGTGGCCTTGGTGCAGCGCGAGGCGACCCGGCAGCAGGACGTACTGCGGGCGAGTTATCAGCTCAGAGGAGGAAGCGGCCTGCTGCCGCTGCGCCTCCAGCTCGGG from Deinococcus ruber includes:
- a CDS encoding ParB/RepB/Spo0J family partition protein, producing MTTTSVPLLTVSLPVADTQMIALSELQENTHGATNFLKHALRCSGQLDAILLEVLPSGEYVIRDGNRRVETARALGWTEIRADLYSGLSEGDWALLLSSVHNRSENPVEEARNYRVLLRSLTPEGIAANTGHPLSRIKARLALLKLPDDVLELVGSDTLALSVAERASKLKGPFLTRAVNEIRIAAGNGKRYGAKDLKDVTVARSGALGAMLMAAAPPPVSLIPPAEVLALEVRELCARRNVDVAELLTELGLSVSNAVTVAHQHARMN
- a CDS encoding AAA family ATPase; its protein translation is MFDTTLGFKHKTTSFPGIGKGGNVTIPPSAFSGHIAATKMRNVCWGALEAIGVVLKGHVDACREQDSLTVCIPTGTGDLQLSQSCRAGNQFTWTNPGTTVRPYVVLIAEALLFGTHKEVSERWEHLLNVIRPQATLPLAAATMERLSHDPAVKEALFAMVDSLYFTAKASAVNRPELADPVSPPTAWLHSPVLLGKPPLAATRGAVDLSPAGLLARRSLTGVRALLYGPTGTGKTELAKRIALQNQSALVDIKGRPGLEDRDMIGYIAPSATGPRWVDGPVARAFRMAQQGLRVTLVVDELLRFEPHHRNLFIGLMDDKSDVEVAAVIGSTVPTGRYYTLELPGADEVLYAATSDLNILCTTNVGSNYVQSGDFDPALKRRFQMMLSIGYAPEAEILPLYTRTGGAQAAAVTYALEVATRSMTISQGQLLAEPMNIGVSLNYLQEVHSLVDAGLELADALRSALLVTVAPFCCEFTDQGELDEAAIKSLSTTLEQLLRKAGLAT
- a CDS encoding vWA domain-containing protein yields the protein MTTPARWWQDASIRTWAWQAWRCYAWRPGYRLTLTTAERTAYVDMTNKVVVCNPEYPYPPLQTVTLVRHLPSDVREFQLQYLESLIAHEAGHTHHSGPLPAGLLGQLVNIIEDHRMERLMARDFPNLAALFELACDADAAHCITADGQGGDVIRGCLLHRFTATHPTWAYVPDRADAHHWPTVKALLEAAWDAPTYDDVVATAAQILALLGREDAAPDPQLQPFLDGLGQFLLSDAPATDGDGDEVGQTSTTPENLGKGGTGAPPTPPVRPKADPVASTDCMLLKSELEGEARRLVAVLAQPGKPDRTLASRDRGRYRYDRDATGSERPFDRRVGAERPGPTHLRLAVDVSGSMYGERIVHARRLAFIVTLAAQRCGLPMVAVAFDDAVHPLFGAQTRPTAALNAVAALEPMACTLLAPALRALWTPVLPGKSVTFILTDGQLDDADYAACQRLRAQHPGVVVPVLLESDDAVRQQYEAAFGVCVALREASQLVPHVVSFLRGRFKH
- a CDS encoding sensor histidine kinase encodes the protein MTSSASPSAPAPPPVRPHPFAPRHYFGELIDPATYRHLLYHAFSLPLALLYFSLFCVSFALGAGLAVIVVGFFILVGLLWLLLACADLERLLGTALLGVNLSRRRRLRPDGLWDWTRRTLSDVGNYKAALYLALKLPFSLLVLLVGGSLLSTALVLLSAPFWGASGLSGNWLLVELNAQTYQMTVWSLAALVLGGLALMVLTVAALNLLARAWAFVSVALLTDDGEGEQAQREVQALRQGASTLAQRADPAAALGELLSQGVRATAAQGAVLLHAGQVAAEHGLPPEVTAAFAALRPALPLALSDRQAHLLRGWQPPGTLQAAALGTLVSLPVDLPATHTQPPAGPDEAAELHAFYPRGKEPSRRELEFWGAVTDQVAVAQETARLLQQARLQGSEQERARLARDLHDSVAQALYGIALGTRAARAQLSRDPARASEHLEYAVQLADGAASEMKALLFALRPDALEEGGLTAALARLSEMLTLRYHLKSTLDAPLEPTLNAEQKGALYRIAQEAVHNAVKHAQAGTVALRLHPQEGGWRLQIHDDGKGFDPGGVRGGTLGLKSMRERADDMGAQFDLRSAPAGGTTVRVHLPAARIVAHPLPERSAQTTAPSDQTIQENS